One segment of Erigeron canadensis isolate Cc75 chromosome 2, C_canadensis_v1, whole genome shotgun sequence DNA contains the following:
- the LOC122587737 gene encoding uncharacterized protein LOC122587737 yields MALVDNRIVNRQDALLGAVQGNLAYGKFMFTVYPKFALHRESRDFDMSLSFIHQCERTDLMEPGNKVFTVNYLIAYVITNSTHSIEYKEKENITMEDIFSEIGTVEGSKFTEPSQLQENWAMNIARNKKVLHQRPRYNFSNSLRLSEPSSSEISFDLMRSMSERIDKYGEILKEVVGI; encoded by the coding sequence ATGGCACTTGTTGACAATAGAATTGTTAACAGACAAGATGCTCTATTAGGAGCAGTACAAGGAAATTTAGCATACGGTAAATTTATGTTTACTGTTTATCCTAAATTCGCATTACATAGAGAGTCTAGAGATTTTGATATGTCTTTAAGCTTTATACACCAATGTGAAAGAACTGACCTTATGGAACCAGGTAATAAAGTATTTACGGTTAATTATTTAATCGCATATGTTATTACAAATAGTACTCATTCAATAGAgtataaagaaaaagagaatatCACAATGGAAGATATATTCTCAGAAATTGGAACTGTAGAAGGCAGTAAATTTACTGAACCATCACAGTTACAAGAAAATTGGGCAATGAATATTGCGCGAAATAAAAAGGTTTTACACCAAAGGCCTAGATATAATTTCTCTAATTCGTTAAGATTAAGTGAACCTAGTTCATCTGAAATCTCTTTTGATTTAATGAGATCAATGTCCGAAAGGATAGATAAATATGGAGAAATCCTCAAAGAGGTAGTAGGAATTTAA